Proteins co-encoded in one Bacillus sp. FSL H8-0547 genomic window:
- a CDS encoding glucose-1-phosphate adenylyltransferase: protein MKKKCVAMLLAGGKGSRLSSLTQNLAKPAVPFGGKYRIIDFTLSNCCNSGIDTVGVLTQYQPLVLNSYIGIGSAWDLDRKNGGVTVLPPYAESSEVKWYKGTASAIYQNMNYLKQYDPEYVLILSGDHIYKMDYSDMLDYHIEKDADVSISVKEVPWDEASRFGILNTDANLEVIEFDEKPQNPKNNLASMGIYIFKWSILKEFLEMDERNPYSSHDFGKDVLPLLLDEKKKLVAYPFKGYWKDVGTVKSLWEANMDLLKADPELDLFDNNWRIYSVNPNQPPQYLSEGAEVTESLVNEGCVVYGTIHKSVLFQGVTVGQHSFLKNTVVMPDAVIGNNVYIENAIVPSGLVVPDGMVIRSDKDIDEVILVTEELVEQTAGA, encoded by the coding sequence GTGAAAAAAAAGTGCGTCGCAATGTTATTGGCAGGAGGAAAGGGTAGCAGATTAAGTTCACTGACACAAAATCTGGCGAAACCGGCTGTTCCATTTGGAGGAAAATACAGAATCATTGATTTTACACTGAGCAACTGCTGCAACTCCGGTATTGATACTGTTGGTGTGCTGACGCAGTATCAGCCGCTAGTCCTGAATTCCTACATCGGAATCGGCAGTGCATGGGATCTTGACCGTAAAAACGGAGGAGTAACGGTTCTTCCTCCATATGCTGAATCTTCAGAAGTGAAATGGTACAAAGGAACAGCGAGTGCCATCTATCAGAATATGAATTATTTAAAACAGTATGATCCTGAATATGTACTCATTTTGTCAGGTGATCATATTTACAAAATGGATTATTCCGACATGCTTGACTATCATATCGAAAAAGACGCCGACGTCTCTATTTCGGTAAAAGAAGTCCCGTGGGATGAAGCGAGCCGGTTCGGTATCTTAAATACTGACGCTAATCTTGAAGTTATAGAGTTTGATGAAAAACCGCAAAACCCGAAAAACAATCTTGCTTCCATGGGGATCTATATTTTCAAATGGTCCATTCTTAAGGAATTTTTGGAAATGGATGAGCGCAATCCATATTCAAGCCACGACTTTGGAAAAGATGTTCTTCCGCTGCTTCTTGACGAAAAGAAAAAGCTTGTTGCGTATCCATTTAAAGGCTACTGGAAGGATGTCGGCACAGTGAAAAGTCTGTGGGAAGCAAATATGGATCTTCTAAAAGCCGATCCTGAGCTTGATCTTTTCGACAATAACTGGAGAATTTATTCTGTCAACCCGAATCAGCCGCCGCAGTATCTGTCAGAAGGCGCAGAAGTGACGGAATCTTTAGTAAACGAAGGCTGTGTCGTATACGGCACCATTCATAAATCCGTCCTTTTCCAGGGTGTAACAGTAGGACAGCACTCCTTCCTTAAAAATACGGTCGTCATGCCGGATGCTGTCATTGGCAATAATGTTTATATTGAGAATGCGATTGTTCCGTCGGGACTTGTTGTGCCGGATGGCATGGTCATTCGTTCGGATAAAGATATTGATGAAGTCATTTTAGTAACGGAAGAATTAGTCGAGCAAACGGCAGGAGCGTAA
- a CDS encoding sugar phosphate nucleotidyltransferase, translated as MNQRMLGIIDATTYTSAIEDLTVNRSMAAVPFAGRYRLIDFILSNMVNSDIDSVAIFPKYQYRSLMDHLGSGKQWDLNRKRDGLFFFPSPHLNDQYSEFGSIRQLSDHIDYFLRSKQEYAVIANSYTVCNIDFKDVLAKHVKMGCDITEIRKDGESLQMYVMSTKLLLNLIHDNNQTGYKTIAQVIMDNTHKLMICDYEFDGYVAIIDSTESYYRHSLEMLKPEVWQQLFLTNRPILTKVKDEPPARHGQNAVVKNSMIANGSVIEGHVENSIIFRAVHIGKGTVVKNGIIMQKSQIGEDCVLENVVLDKDVKVGSGIELKGTSDLPVVLRKGTVQGALMKS; from the coding sequence ATGAATCAAAGGATGCTGGGAATTATTGATGCAACAACGTATACAAGTGCTATCGAAGACTTGACGGTAAATCGTTCAATGGCAGCGGTCCCGTTTGCAGGACGCTACAGATTAATAGACTTTATCTTATCGAATATGGTGAACTCGGATATTGACAGTGTAGCAATCTTCCCGAAATACCAGTACCGTTCTCTAATGGACCATCTTGGTTCAGGAAAGCAATGGGACTTAAACAGAAAGCGTGACGGACTGTTCTTCTTCCCGTCACCGCATTTAAATGATCAGTACAGCGAGTTCGGATCGATCCGCCAGCTGTCAGATCATATTGATTATTTCCTCAGAAGCAAGCAGGAATATGCGGTTATTGCCAACAGCTATACGGTCTGCAATATCGACTTTAAAGATGTTCTTGCCAAGCATGTGAAAATGGGCTGCGACATAACGGAAATCCGCAAAGACGGCGAGTCACTGCAGATGTATGTCATGTCAACAAAACTGCTGCTGAATCTGATTCATGACAATAACCAGACAGGATATAAAACGATAGCCCAGGTAATCATGGATAATACCCACAAGCTTATGATCTGTGATTATGAATTTGACGGATATGTTGCCATTATTGATTCGACTGAAAGCTATTACCGCCACAGCCTTGAAATGCTGAAGCCGGAAGTCTGGCAGCAGCTGTTCCTTACAAATCGCCCGATCTTAACGAAGGTAAAGGATGAGCCGCCTGCACGCCACGGCCAGAACGCCGTAGTGAAAAATTCCATGATTGCAAACGGCAGCGTAATTGAAGGACATGTTGAGAACAGCATTATTTTCAGAGCCGTTCATATCGGAAAAGGAACCGTTGTGAAAAACGGCATTATCATGCAGAAATCACAAATCGGTGAAGACTGTGTTCTTGAAAATGTCGTGCTTGATAAAGATGTCAAAGTTGGAAGCGGCATTGAACTGAAAGGAACATCCGATCTTCCGGTTGTCCTCAGAAAAGGAACGGTACAAGGAGCGCTGATGAAATCGTGA